In Mycobacterium gallinarum, a single window of DNA contains:
- the rpsM gene encoding 30S ribosomal protein S13, with product MARLVGVDLPRDKRMEIALTYIYGVGRTRSQEILEATGIDRDLRTKDLTDDQVTQLRDYIEGNLKVEGDLRREVQSDIRRKIEIGCYQGLRHRRGLPVRGQRTKTNARTRKGPKRTIAGKKKAK from the coding sequence GTGGCACGTCTAGTGGGCGTCGACCTCCCGCGCGATAAGCGCATGGAGATCGCCCTGACCTACATCTACGGCGTCGGCCGTACCCGCTCCCAGGAGATCCTGGAAGCTACCGGCATCGACCGGGACCTGCGCACCAAGGACCTGACCGACGATCAGGTCACGCAACTGCGCGACTACATCGAGGGCAACCTCAAGGTGGAGGGCGACCTGCGCCGCGAGGTGCAGTCTGACATTCGCCGCAAGATCGAGATCGGCTGCTACCAGGGCCTGCGGCACCGCCGCGGCCTGCCGGTGCGTGGCCAGCGGACCAAGACCAATGCGCGCACCCGCAAGGGCCCGAAGCGCACCATCGCCGGTAAGAAGAAGGCCAAGTAA
- the fdxA gene encoding ferredoxin, with translation MTYVIGSACVDVMDKSCMAECPVDCIYEGARSLYINPDECVDCGACKLICRVEAIEYETDLSADELVHLADNAAFFTTVLPGRDRPLGVPGGALQLGRVGVDTPLIAAMPAKPPTAG, from the coding sequence GTGACCTACGTGATTGGTTCGGCGTGCGTGGACGTGATGGACAAGTCCTGTATGGCCGAGTGCCCGGTGGACTGCATCTACGAGGGCGCGCGGTCGCTCTATATCAACCCAGACGAATGCGTGGACTGCGGAGCATGCAAGTTGATCTGCCGGGTCGAAGCGATCGAGTACGAGACCGATCTGTCCGCGGACGAGCTGGTGCACCTGGCCGACAACGCCGCGTTCTTCACCACGGTCCTGCCCGGGCGGGACCGTCCGCTCGGCGTGCCCGGGGGAGCGCTGCAGCTGGGACGCGTCGGCGTGGACACACCGTTGATCGCGGCCATGCCGGCGAAGCCGCCGACGGCAGGCTAA
- the rpsK gene encoding 30S ribosomal protein S11 codes for MPPAKKAAGGAPKKGQKTRRREKKNIPHGAAHIKSTFNNTIVSITDPQGNVIAWASSGHVGFKGSRKSTPFAAQLAAENAARKAQEHGVKKVDVFVKGPGSGRETAIRSLQAAGLEVGAIADVTPQPHNGCRPPKRRRV; via the coding sequence ATGCCACCCGCAAAAAAGGCAGCAGGCGGAGCTCCCAAGAAGGGTCAGAAGACCCGCCGCAGGGAAAAGAAGAACATTCCGCACGGCGCTGCGCACATCAAGAGCACGTTCAACAACACGATCGTGTCGATCACCGACCCGCAGGGCAACGTCATCGCGTGGGCGTCCTCTGGGCACGTCGGCTTCAAGGGTTCGCGTAAGTCGACCCCGTTCGCGGCACAGCTGGCCGCCGAGAACGCGGCCCGCAAAGCGCAGGAGCACGGCGTCAAGAAGGTCGACGTCTTCGTGAAGGGCCCGGGCTCGGGCCGCGAGACCGCCATCCGCTCGTTGCAGGCCGCCGGCCTCGAGGTCGGCGCCATCGCCGACGTCACGCCGCAGCCGCACAACGGATGCCGTCCGCCGAAGCGGCGCAGGGTCTAG
- a CDS encoding DNA-directed RNA polymerase subunit alpha, whose product MLISQRPTLSEEVKSENRSQFVIEPLEPGFGYTLGNSLRRTLLSSIPGAAVTSIRIDGVLHEFTTVPGVKEDVTDIILNLKGLVVSSEEDEPVTMYLRKQGPGAVTAGDIVPPAGVTVHNPEMHIATLNDKGKLEVELVVERGRGYVPAVQNKASGAEIGRIPVDSIYSPVLKVTYKVEATRVEQRTDFDKLVIDVETKNSITARDALASAGGTLVELFGLARELNTDSEHIEIGPSPAEADHIASFALPIDDLDLTVRSYNCLKREGVHTVGELVARTESDLLDIRNFGQKSIDEVKIKLHQLGLSLKDSPATFDPSEVAGYDVATGTWNSDASYDLDDNQDYAETEQL is encoded by the coding sequence ATGCTGATTTCTCAGCGACCCACTTTGTCCGAAGAGGTCAAGTCGGAGAATCGGTCCCAGTTCGTCATCGAGCCGCTGGAGCCCGGATTCGGTTACACGCTTGGCAATTCGCTTCGGCGCACGCTGCTGTCGTCCATCCCGGGCGCGGCGGTCACCAGCATTCGCATCGACGGCGTGCTGCACGAGTTCACCACCGTCCCCGGTGTGAAGGAAGACGTCACCGACATCATCCTGAACCTCAAGGGTCTGGTCGTGTCCTCGGAGGAGGACGAGCCGGTCACCATGTACCTGCGCAAGCAGGGCCCGGGTGCGGTCACAGCGGGTGACATCGTCCCGCCGGCCGGCGTGACGGTGCACAACCCCGAGATGCACATCGCCACCCTGAACGACAAGGGCAAGCTCGAAGTCGAGCTGGTCGTCGAGCGCGGCCGCGGCTACGTGCCCGCCGTGCAGAACAAGGCGTCGGGCGCCGAAATCGGCCGCATCCCGGTCGATTCCATCTACTCGCCGGTCCTCAAGGTCACCTACAAGGTGGAGGCGACCCGCGTCGAGCAGCGCACCGACTTCGACAAGCTGGTCATCGACGTCGAGACCAAGAACTCGATCACTGCCCGGGATGCGCTGGCTTCTGCGGGCGGCACGCTGGTCGAACTGTTCGGTCTGGCACGGGAACTCAACACCGATTCCGAGCACATCGAGATCGGCCCGTCGCCTGCCGAGGCCGATCACATCGCCAGCTTCGCGCTGCCGATCGACGATCTGGACCTCACGGTGCGGTCGTACAACTGCCTCAAGCGCGAGGGTGTGCACACGGTGGGCGAGCTCGTCGCCCGCACGGAGTCCGATCTACTGGACATCCGTAACTTCGGCCAGAAGTCCATCGACGAGGTGAAGATCAAGCTGCATCAGCTGGGTCTGTCGCTGAAGGACAGCCCGGCCACGTTCGATCCGTCCGAGGTCGCCGGCTACGACGTCGCCACCGGCACCTGGAACAGCGATGCGAGCTACGACCTGGATGACAACCAGGACTACGCCGAAACCGAACAGCTCTAA
- the rpmJ gene encoding 50S ribosomal protein L36 has translation MKVNPSVKPICDKCRVIRRHGRVMVICSDPRHKQRQG, from the coding sequence GTGAAGGTGAACCCGAGCGTCAAGCCCATTTGCGATAAGTGCAGGGTGATCCGTCGGCATGGGCGGGTCATGGTGATCTGCTCTGATCCTCGCCACAAGCAGCGGCAAGGATGA
- the rpsD gene encoding 30S ribosomal protein S4, translating into MARYTGPATRKSRRLGVDLVGGDQSFEKRPYPPGQHGRARIKESEYRQQLQEKQKARFSYGVMEKQFRRYYEEANRLPGKTGDNLLRILESRLDNVVYRAGLARTRRMARQLVSHGHFTVNGVKVDIPSYRVSQYDIIDIKEKSLNTLPFEVARETAGDRPIPGWLQVVGERQRILVHQLPERAQIDIPLQEQLIVELYSK; encoded by the coding sequence ATGGCTCGTTACACCGGACCCGCGACCCGCAAGTCGCGCCGCCTCGGCGTCGACCTGGTCGGCGGAGATCAGTCGTTCGAGAAGCGCCCCTACCCGCCCGGCCAGCACGGCCGCGCGCGGATCAAGGAGAGCGAATACCGTCAGCAGCTGCAGGAGAAGCAGAAGGCCCGCTTCTCCTACGGCGTGATGGAGAAGCAGTTCCGTCGCTACTACGAAGAGGCCAACCGGCTGCCCGGTAAGACCGGTGACAACCTGCTGCGCATCCTCGAGAGCCGGCTCGACAACGTCGTCTACCGTGCAGGCCTGGCCCGCACGCGTCGGATGGCCCGTCAGCTGGTCAGCCACGGCCACTTCACCGTCAACGGTGTCAAGGTCGACATCCCGAGCTACCGGGTGTCGCAGTACGACATCATCGACATCAAGGAAAAGTCGCTGAACACACTGCCTTTCGAGGTCGCGCGGGAAACCGCGGGCGACCGCCCGATCCCGGGCTGGCTGCAGGTTGTCGGCGAGCGTCAGCGCATCCTGGTGCACCAGTTGCCCGAGCGCGCGCAGATCGACATCCCGCTGCAGGAGCAGCTGATCGTCGAGCTCTACTCGAAGTAA
- the rplQ gene encoding 50S ribosomal protein L17, whose protein sequence is MPKPTKGPRLGGSSSHQKALLANLATSLFEHGRIKTTEPKARALRPYAEKLITHAKKGTLHNRREVMKKIRDKDVVHTLFAEIGPFYSDRNGGYTRIIKVEARKGDNAPMAVIELVREKTVTDEANRARRSAASKKAAQPVAAAAAPQAAVEPEAAVGPEETVEEVKAEDASIEEGQTAADEASAEEQTAEAADEASAEAEAEKADDEKADDAK, encoded by the coding sequence ATGCCCAAGCCCACCAAGGGTCCTCGCCTCGGCGGGTCGTCCTCACACCAGAAGGCGCTGCTGGCCAACCTGGCCACGTCGCTCTTCGAGCACGGCCGGATCAAGACCACCGAGCCCAAGGCGCGGGCGTTGCGGCCCTACGCGGAGAAGCTCATCACCCACGCCAAGAAGGGCACGCTGCACAACCGGCGTGAGGTGATGAAGAAGATCCGTGACAAGGACGTCGTGCACACGCTGTTCGCCGAGATCGGTCCGTTCTACTCCGACCGCAATGGCGGCTACACCCGCATCATCAAGGTGGAGGCGCGAAAGGGCGACAACGCTCCGATGGCCGTCATCGAACTGGTCCGCGAGAAGACCGTGACCGATGAGGCCAACCGCGCTCGCCGGTCGGCCGCCTCGAAGAAGGCCGCACAGCCGGTGGCGGCTGCCGCCGCGCCGCAGGCCGCGGTCGAGCCGGAGGCCGCGGTCGGGCCCGAGGAGACCGTCGAAGAGGTCAAGGCTGAGGACGCCTCCATCGAAGAGGGTCAGACAGCCGCCGACGAGGCCTCGGCCGAGGAGCAGACAGCCGAAGCCGCCGACGAGGCCTCGGCCGAGGCTGAGGCCGAGAAGGCCGACGACGAGAAGGCCGACGACGCCAAGTAG
- the truA gene encoding tRNA pseudouridine(38-40) synthase TruA: MNKPAIDNGGGLVRLRLDIAYDGTEFAGWATQTGQRTVAGVLDDALSTVFRTRVQLRAAGRTDTGVHAAGQVAHVDVPDGALPNAYPRTTRPGQREFLPLVQRLARFLPADVRVLDIDRAATGFDARFSALRRHYAYRLSTAPYGVAPQQARFVTPWPRPLDVDAMAAASRDLVGLHDFAAFCRHREGATTIRDLQRLDWIREGDRVTAHVTADAFCWAMVRSVVGALLAVGEHRREPGWCATLLESTSRSSDFAAAPPQGLTLEGVDYPPDDELEARTKVTRELRVID, encoded by the coding sequence ATGAACAAGCCCGCCATCGACAACGGTGGCGGGCTTGTTCGTCTTCGTCTCGACATCGCCTACGACGGAACGGAGTTCGCGGGCTGGGCCACGCAGACCGGGCAACGCACCGTCGCGGGCGTGCTTGACGACGCCCTGTCGACGGTGTTCCGCACCCGGGTGCAGTTGCGGGCGGCCGGACGCACCGACACCGGTGTCCATGCCGCCGGTCAGGTCGCCCATGTCGATGTGCCGGACGGCGCGCTACCCAACGCATATCCGCGGACAACCCGTCCCGGTCAACGCGAGTTCCTGCCCCTCGTGCAGCGGCTCGCACGGTTCCTCCCTGCCGATGTTCGCGTGCTCGACATCGACCGCGCGGCAACGGGTTTCGATGCGCGGTTCTCGGCGCTGCGCCGGCACTACGCCTATCGCTTGTCGACGGCCCCGTACGGTGTCGCACCGCAGCAGGCGCGCTTCGTCACACCGTGGCCGAGGCCGCTGGACGTCGACGCGATGGCTGCGGCCTCGCGGGATCTGGTGGGGCTGCACGACTTCGCCGCATTCTGCCGTCACCGCGAGGGCGCGACGACGATCCGTGATCTGCAGCGGCTGGATTGGATACGCGAGGGTGACCGGGTCACCGCGCATGTCACCGCGGATGCGTTCTGCTGGGCGATGGTGCGGTCGGTGGTCGGCGCGTTGTTGGCCGTCGGTGAACACCGCCGCGAACCTGGCTGGTGCGCGACGCTGTTGGAGTCCACCAGCCGGTCCAGTGATTTCGCGGCGGCGCCGCCGCAGGGTCTGACGCTCGAGGGGGTCGACTATCCGCCCGACGACGAGCTCGAGGCCCGCACGAAGGTCACCCGCGAGCTGCGAGTGATCGACTAG
- the infA gene encoding translation initiation factor IF-1 has product MAKKDGAIEVEGRVVEPLPNAMFRIELENGHKVLAHISGKMRQHYIRILPEDRVVVELSPYDLSRGRIVYRYK; this is encoded by the coding sequence ATGGCCAAGAAAGACGGCGCCATAGAGGTCGAGGGTCGCGTGGTCGAGCCCCTGCCCAATGCGATGTTTCGCATTGAGCTGGAGAACGGTCACAAGGTTCTCGCTCATATCAGCGGCAAGATGCGGCAGCACTACATCCGCATTCTGCCCGAGGACCGTGTCGTCGTGGAGTTGTCTCCATACGACCTTTCTCGGGGCCGCATCGTTTACCGGTACAAGTAA